The genomic segment GCTTTTGTTTCTTGCGCCTATGCCCAATCGCGTTATTCCGCCTATGTCTCCATCCACGCTCTCAGCGAATATCGGATATGTAAATACCTTCCGATATTGAAAGATATTTTCGTGCTGGATGCGACCtcattataacgaggttcaaTCTTTCAAGTATAAATGCCATTGCAAGCGATCTTGCAAGCGACAAGTGATGTGATGGATGGCTGacgtattttactgtaaaaagcagcataaaatatttctgagtcttgcagtaggttcttattttTGCATGTATAAAAATTCGTCTGCTTGTTTCGTGTGACAACCAATAGTACTTGAGtgacgtacatccagttccggcttcgcactattggctaatctctcatagcacttccgggcgacgaattctagatttctagaaccgagcgatcgcgcgacaaaaCCGCGTGATCTGTTCAAGCAACACCCTGTTTTGTCGCTCCAAGCCGTCGCTCATTGCTGTAgcgcacaaaatcgctctcattGGGTTGTCTTCAAGCTACCTTGTTATAACGAACTAATGGATATAACATTAGGAACCCATACATAAACATTCTCATTTCAATGAAGCAAGATCGTTCCTTATGTGGATACcacaaatatttttatttctttagttcaGTCTGAAATTTAAGGATATTTTTTCACCGACGAGACAAATGTGGCGGCGCACGATACTGCTGGTCGGTATGACAAATTCTAAACTCCCGCGAGCTGTCGGTTACCTGGCAACCCACCAAACCAGCAGCGCCACCATAGTTTATGCACACAATTTACCACAATCTAACGCAGCTGCCTTCGCACCGTACTCTGTTGACCACCGGCTATCCCCTGCACTCTGGATCACGCTTAGCCTTAATCGAAGGAACGCGTGGCTGCGCCTTGCAGTACAAAGGCATATTTTTGTGGTACATATGTGGTACATTCTGCGCCGTCTGATCGCAGCTGTGATAATCTGCTTGACTGCGATAATTCGCAGTCAAGGGGACGTATTTTACCTACAGCGATCAGTTTAATTTGCCATTATAATCACACGTCGTCATTGGCTCCGACAAAGCAGCGCCGACTGTATCACCATGATCGGGCACTCTGCGCAACAAATGAAATGGATCATTACAATATTATGATCACTGCTTATGCTCTCAGAAGTCACTCGGCTTATTAGCGTCTGTTGCATGTTTTTCCATTGTTTATAAGCATCCGTTGCACACAGCTATGTATGACGCAGCACTCATCCAGCACGCTCACTTAACTCCACGAGAACGAcacaaagctgagctagttggtaaggattcataatgcaaaaaataagtgaggcgtgcagacaggacacaagaatagagaagtggacattggcgttcgtgttgtccacttctctactcttgtgtcctgtctgcacgcctcacttcttgtTTGCATTACAACTCCGCGAGACGCGTCACGCCTAAAACTGCGGTATCTTCTAAATGTAGCGACAACTGCCAGCAGCGTGCACCAacagaaaaatattttaaaaagccTGCGCCACATTAACCGGCCATGTGACGTTAGGCAGCCAACTTGCGAGTTTGGCATATTTTTCAAAGCCGTGACCTCTTTACCTGCATGAACAAGTGGCTAACAGCCAGGCAACTGTGAAAGGCCGGATCCTCATGCGCGGATCTATGTACATTTACGACTGTGTAAGCTATGCTCCTACATTTGTTAATCAGTTGATTACGGGTATGCAACGTGTGCGTGGCCTGCAGTTACTCCTGGTCCAAACGAGGTGGCGCACAAGTTAACGTCCAACCACGTAGCTCAGCGGCGAGATCACAGCATTCCGCTACCTTAAGATCCAGGGGCTTTAGTCACGTGGCCACTTGAGTGCGCACGACAACGGCGAAGATAGATTAGCACTGACAGCTCCATAAGACAGAACAGTCACCTTGTTGACGAAGACACGGCAGAGCGCAGTCTCTTGCATACCCTGACAGCAGTCCGCAGTGGGCTTTGGCATCGGCTTACATAGCGCATTTACTAACTACTTACGCTCCCCTTCCCCGGCACTTAATGTCGGCCGTGAGGGTGGACAAATGTTGTAACGATGCAATGGGTATAACAATGTGCGGCTCCCCTTCAACTTAATTATAGAGACGTATTACGGGACAAGCAaaagaagcaaaacggtgtggcATTTCGATTTTATAATCCTGTTTTGGACACTCCCCAAGTGAACATATTGTGAGCATGGCCTTTAATAAAGGTGCCCATTTATTTCAACGCGCACTCTCGCTGTATTGTTTATTCCTCCTTTCAGGAAGCAGTCAATGCGTGGTCGTCGGGATGGTAGACCTCGCTGAGCAGCCTGTAGACGTAAGAGGGGGCGTGCCCACCGGCGCTCGTCACCAGCAGCGGAACGAGGTCCGGTGGCACGCAGTCGGAGGCCGGGTTGAGCAGGAGTGCTCCTGACCGCGGCTCCGGCCCGAGGGGCTCCGGAGATCCCAGCTGCTGGTAGGCACTCTCCGAGCAGGGCAGCTGCGGACTCAGCGTGGCCCCTGGCGCGCACACCAGTAGCGGCACCGCACAGTGTCGCGCAGCCAGGGCCAAGGCGTGGCTGCCGCAAGGAGCCTGTTGTGCATAACGCCAACCACGTCGCACCTTAGCGCACTTCGAGGTGTTGGGAACGATCGCCAGGAGAAGAGTACACATAGAGAGAATGGAAGTCGTAATGATGTGTGACTACAGTTGCAGCTTAGGCAATTCTGCAACAGTCCTCATTGGCGGTGCTCTCACCTTTGGTTcaatgtgagaaaaagaaaaatggtgctCCGACAGGGGGTGAGGGGAAGGCTAATGGGAGAGACAGTGAATGTGCTTTAAATAAGAGTGCCACACAGTCAAGTAAAAGAAGTATGGCAGAGTTGTACATTTCCCACTACATATTATATAGCTAATATGATTCTTTGTATTCTTAACGTACTACAGTATATTCATTGAGAATTTGCAATACACACTCAGGTTGAGGTCACAAAGATACAAAGCAGCCATTGCATTTTAACGAGAATTTGAATTGCAGACTGCGGAGCCATGATTTACTCATGGCTTTCATTTTCAGTTTGATTTATCTATACAACCGCTGTTCTCACAACAGTTCTTCTTTTCCCATGCTGTTtgcacaagtttttttctcactcCTAGAGGCAGCACTTTAAAACTGGCAAATAAGTACCAATCAGGAGGTTCACCTCAGGAGGTTGGAGTCCTAATTTTCATTGGCACCACCGAAAACTACCATACAGTTTGCAGAAGACATTGCTCAGAGAAagttgcaaggaactgggcacACATTGGTATTAGTTCACATAGTACATTCTGCGACAGTACATTTGTCACCAAGAGGTAGCCCCGTAGCAGCCCAGATAAAGTTGACACAACAGAAGCACCACCTATTGGTGGCAAATATCTGTTATTAAAATTTAATGTTGATATATACGAtgttattaaaaaaagaagaatcctATGTTTTCCTGCGCATCATCTTGCTAATTGCAAGATGATACATTTTGCATCTTGCTAACAGCATCTTGCTAATTTTTGTGCTCTCTAAATTACTAAATCGTTTGTTACCTTCGCATCACCCTGTATATTTGAATGGCAAAATCGTATTGGCCCCAAGCTGATGCTCCCTTTTAAGAATTCAGTATAGCGCACATTCTTCAAGGTGAAAGTTCAGGACATAGTTGATAGTTCAGAACCTAGAAGGATGATGCAAGCAGGCCCCCAAGACGACCGCTAATCCAGCAACCTCACCTGAAGGCCTCCGTCCGCCAAGACACAGTCCGTTCCCAGGATCACCTTGCTCACCCGAGGCATTAGAGCCAGGATCGCAGAGTCCGGGACCAGAGTGGTCGCGATGCCCACACGTGCCAAGGACTCCGCGAGCTGCACCCCCTCGCAGCGCGGTCCCCCTTCTGCCACCAGAACCTGTTGCAGAAGAGCACCATATAATCAATGTGTTGAACACAATTCACCGTTACAGCGAGAGCAATATGTTGAGCACGTTTCACTGTACGTTGTGGCCAGCAAAAGAAGCCTGGGTGAACACCCTCAACCGTCTGCAACAGTGCGAGGTGAATGCGTATCTTCGAACTTGTCGCAGTGCCTGCAGGCAAGAGAAACCTACGACGCAACAGGACTGTCACATCAACAGCAAGGCTTGCACATCAATATCAACTCTTTGAAAAGTGAGTGAGTGCACCCACACCCCTGGCAGTGACATTTTGTTTCAATGACAAAAGGTGAGCGACAGAAACCAAGAAATGACTGAGTGCAATGTTAAACATCTGAATGCTTTCTGTATAGATAGAGTGCTGTTATGGCATTCACATGTATGCGTACTACATGGCCTTCTGATCATGAAagttataataaaaaaagaagagatagaGCACTTTAAACACCATGTCTATAAGTTGTGTCTGTGTCATGAGTATGGCGGTATTAATAAAAAAGTCATCATTATGGCAGTGCCCACAGCATTGTATAGACTATGATGCAGCACTCTTCTGGATGCTGATGCGAGACATGTTCAAACATTGTCACCAACACTTGCGGACATGTCTATGACTGTGCACAACTTCCCGAGGAAGTTCAAAGGAGACCATACGGACTCGTGTATGTCTTGCGTAATGCCTGTTCCAGGTAGAGTTGTGCCGCTTTTTTAAcagaacttttttcttttttgataagTCAGTTCACCATGGTTCTTGTAGCAAAAAGAGAAGCTGTGACTTCCGAGGAATGTTCAGGAAGAAGTGATGCTGCATATCTTCTGTCACGATTATTTCTGTAGAACGATTGTGTGCTATGTGAGGGTTATAATTTTGTAACACTTTAAGAGGACTACAAATGGTCTGACCTCAGAAACCTGACAAACGTTCCAAATGTGCCGAGGAAACCCCCTGAGCACGCTTGgctatgtatgcgtgtgtgaccCCTGAATGAACATAAAAACTTAACTGAGGAAACAGTAGCACAAGGCCTTATCAAGCATGGATGAAATAAATTGCATAATTGCGAGTGAAGACTATGCATCCACATTAACAAAGTATTGGCAGCGTTTACTACTTCAACGAATACATTTTTGACTGGTCCAAGCATACCACACCACCTTGCCCCGTACATATGTTGATGAAGCTACTACTACTTCATTACGCTGTTTATTATTCCGCTTTTGTATCAGAAACAGAACATGCAGCGATGGCAACAAGCTTCTTGCAACACTTGTGTGATTATACCACCTTATAAAATGTGTGTGGCATTTGGGTGCACTTATTTAAGAACGCGATAAGAGTTCTTGATAGGCCACTCCCACAGGCAATGCCCTAGGCTCAATCCGAAGGCAGTCAGGGATTTTCGGTTACATTTGGTCACCGTGGGGAGGCCAAATAGTACCACTGACCAGCTAACGGCAGCAAAAATGTGAAGACGACCAATGCTAGTGCGAAGGGAGCATCTGGTTTCCTTCATGCAGGGATTCAGTGCATGCTTTCCTGCTAGTTTAAATCTAGTTTCAAGCCTGCTGCTATGCCTCACATTGCTTGTTGCTTTTGCATAGGTTAGGTCTTAAAGCTTCTTACCACTGCAGCATGATTTATTTTGATGAAACAAGCTGTGAATATACAATGTAGAAACACAGGGAAATCTCTCGTACACTAACCTGGAGGCTTGGACGCAATGCCCCAAAAACGCTTGCTGGGAAATCCCTTGCTTTAGTAACTGACAATCGGAGCCCTCGCGTGTCAGGGACTTAAAGCGAGCACAATGAGGGGCCTGCAAACTTCTGGATGCTCTTGTGTACAAATCAGACGGGGCAATGTGATTCTTTTGGACGCCACTGGTGAGATGGCACTCCATATCCAGAGTCAAATGTGTAAAATTAGGGTGTAGACCCCAAAACATTTCGAATACCAGAGTGAGAAAATTTGGCAACATTCATTGCTGGTGCCGTGCGTAAGTGCtcacacactttgcatctattGCTATGAACAAGGCCCCCAAGTGAGCCCCTCAaaaatttattttgtgtttttttcCATATGGCAGGCAACCACTTACTCTGTACACTGAAGGTGACTTACGTTGAAAAGACCCAAACAAGATGCAcccctaattaattaattaaacttAAATTCTGGGATCTTACATGCACGGACAGCAATCTGATTATAAATGGGGGACTTCAGATTAATTCAGACTAAATGCGTGACACTTTTGCTCGTTGATAAGACCAGTGTACTGCCATGTGTTGCGGGGCCACTTTACCAAGTGCTCTGGGTGCGACGCTCACTCTTCTTGGCTATGCCACTTTCTCTCCACACCAACTACCTCTACATATAGCATGGTGCCAAGCATATCACATGACACCGCTTGCGCATGCGTTTTGCCACCACTTGCTGCCTTTGAGAGTGTTGCACCATCATGACCAAGACGATAAGAGAGTGCAGCTTATCCTAGATTGACCCTGCAACACCGAATTACCATTAAATGTATTTTGGCCCACTAATATCTGCCTCCTAGGCCACACACTCCTAAACTAAAGCCCATTTTCCTCTATAAAGATGTTTAATTCATTCCAGAATATTAACGAGAGCACTTTGGAATGTGAAACTTGTCTGTGGCATTCCTCATGCCGTATATTTTACATATCTGGCACTCTTTAGTGACTATAAGCACGCTAATGTGGCCCTTTCGAGGCTGACTGAAAAACCACCTCAAGTCCCCGGTGTGAGTAGCCGTATAATGCTTCGCCTTAATAATTGAAATGATTGACAGTGTTAGAACAAGGGGTTTCCTTGGAGCCAACATTGCAACACGGGACATCCTGACGATAACAAGTCCCCTTGTTGGAATGTTGGCACCACAGACATCGCATTTGACTGCTGCTGACCCCGAAGAGACAAGATGTCAACAAACACTTTGCTTGACACCACATCTTTACCTGAAATGTGCGCTGGTTCTGGGCAGCCCTTTTGAGGAAAGCCTCCACGGTGCGTGATCTCCCCTGAGTAAGAAGCAGGTCTCCGGACTGGATGTGCTCAGGACCCTGGGCGGCCACATTCTCGGCGCTGTGCCGCAGCTCGCGCTCGAGCTCATCAAGACTGTCCAGCAGCTGTTCACGCAGCCCTGGAAGCGGTCGCGTGTAGTCGCTGACCGAGTCGTCACGTGCCGACAGGAGTTTCTGAAGAGAGTCCCTGTCGGCCTCCACCTGCGGGTGGGAgtgtaaagttcttttttttcagcaccaTCACTCTAAATAAATTGACTGCACAATAGGGACCTGTCACAGAGATAATTTATTACACCTatttttcttcaacagaatcCACCTGATATTTGCAACTTCCATGATCTCTTTTCTACACCTAATTCTCTACTGATCTCAACTGCACCTTTTCTGAATACCCTACCTCTTACTCTAATATGGGTATCACACAGTGCACTTTTGGTAGTGATCAAGCCCTATCAGGGTCGAATTCCTTGGTCATGATTGGCTCCTTTGAGGAACCTGCGGGAGGGAGCCAATCAGGCTCGATCACAATTGAAAGAGACTGTGTGACACCAGTAAAATAGGCCACGGTTTGTCTAATCTATGCATTATGTGCCTGGCCCAACTCTAATTCATTATTTTGATCTGAACTACAATACAGCCCACTTGGTCCACTCCCCTCTTCAAAGCAAAATGAGGATTGCTTTCAGTCTAACATGGGCTTGCTTCTAACAAGGGTAATGAAAACACAGCCTTTTTTAGCTCAGCAAATTCTAGATACACAGATAAAACTGTGTATGCTCCTTTGCATACTTAGAAGGCAATGCTGCGAGAGTTACGCTAACAGTGCAATCGTAGAAGTGTACTCCGCATTTTTTGCAGTTTAGGTCGTTATTTGTGACACTTTTTACAGACTAACTACTTCATAGATTACAACTAGCGGATGTAAGGTCGCAACAAATCACATATTACTTGTGCACCTTCGTGTTTCCAGTACACAATACACTATGCTTTGGTAGCGAGTGCAAGCAGTACGCCATGTCCGTTAGTTGCAAAACCATGATATTCCGCTCATTCAGTAGTAACTAGGTTAAAATCTGCCATACCTTCGCATCACATTTTGGTGCATAAACATATGAGGCCTAATGTTATATCAAAGTACATGGATGCATACTTAGGTCTTTCTTTTATATGTGACGTGCTATATTTTGGTCCGAGCAGTGAAAGAAGTCTCGCTAGCCTTCATGGTGCGGCTCGCTATGTGTGATACGGAGTACTGTGCGTACAGAAGCATGACATGTTCGCACAATTATACACTATCTGAAAAATGTCTTAACATCATAATGAAGTTCCAGGTGACTCCGTTAGGGTGTAGACTAGAACGTGTCTAAACAAGGATAACagtgaaaacgaaacaatgaatgCAGACAGCATAGCCAGCAGAAAGGCAAGGCACTTGTCCCTTTTTGGGGAGGGAAAGGACGAGACAGTGGTGAAGAATAATGGCCACCGTCTGGCTAGAAAGAAAGGCCGTAGCGCCACTATTTTTGTTAACACGGCAATGCTAGGTGCTCACGAGACCAGCCGAGAACTTGCCAACACTATTACCCGTTCTTGTTTCTTTGCTCCCATTTAGTGTGTTATGAATTGCAATTTCTGTCATTTTTCCCGTCTGCTTTTAAATACAGATGTACCGATTCGCTGCTTCACTTTTTACACAGCTGTGCACTGAAACGTACAGTTGAGACATATCACGCGAGCGAAGCACGGACGCAAAGCAGATTTGAAGTTGCACCCGTCACTGATCCGGTTGTTAGTGTAAACCTACTTCCCACCAAACCTGCGTCTGAATGATCAAGAGTCACGGCTACAAGCTTGCTGCATAATTACTAGCGCTAATTTATAGCTCTGCGGTCCCCTGCTCGGACCTGAACGCAAAGACACCACGAAATCGAAACAGTTCATTGGCACCGGCATTTCAACTTAAGACATAACAGTGGCAGTCGTTTCGACACCGATCATTTGTACCTGGCGACCCCAGTAGGCGCTGGCATACTCGTCGCGAATGAGGCGCAACACACGTCGGACTACGTTGGCACTGGGTGACAGGGGCGCGAGGTTCTTGCCGCGGGCCCTCACGAGGTCCAACAGCTCTTGGGCTTGCTGCCACGGTTCTTCGCGGACTAGCCGCAACAGCTCCGTAAGCGTGAGCCGAGCCTCTGCTTCAGCGTCCATGCTGAGTAGCTATGAGCAGAGAACGCTGTTTTAGAAGTCCCCCCAGCACTCCGTAAAAGCGCCGGCTGATCGGTCTTGTCCTGCCGATCAGGCAATCGACGGTAAACCTCAGTAACTGTCGGCTTTGCGGGCGCACTGTACGGGATGCCAATCGAATGCCGAAAGCAAGTTGAGAGCAATTCACTTTGCGATCACGCCTCGCGACATTTCAATTACATATGGGAACAGCAGATTGCGTAGAAAGCAACAGAAATACTTTTAACTGCTGTACTGGTCTTGGCTAGACTATTATTGGCTTGTGCAGAACAACATAGCCAGCATGGCCAACCATTGCACTGAGCGGCTGCTAGAGATGATGGAAGTGTGGTTTACATAATGCTAATACTTATTGTCAGGTGCTCTGAAACGTTTCATTAATGGTAGTATTTAACCGTGAGCTACTTATTAGTTCTTGTTTTACGCAGTGTAAAAGGTAGGTATGCTTGATAGAACGCTTTCGCTTTTCCTTTGGAAACGCCATCTGCAGGTGTTGTTTTGGGAACGAGCATCTAGTTGAGAGTTGTTTATGGTTGTTTGAAGTTGCACGCGCTGTGTTCTACGCCTACACCTAATAGCGTTATCGGAATGCCTTTCTAAAACGGAACTTGCGGACGCAGAGACGAGGTGTGCGGCGTGGTGAAAAGCTGCTGGACCGGTGCCAAACGATCTCGCGGCGAACTGTTATTCGCCCCCACGCTCGATCGCTGCTGTGTATCTCCAGCTGACTGCACTCCGCCTGTGCCTTCAGCTCAGTGAGTCTTGGAGGGGAAAAGGAGAGGAGAGAGTGCGACAAAAGCCGATATGCTTTCTTGACTTGTTCGGCACGATGGAGGCTTCCGAGGACCAACGGCTGAGCAGCGCGCTGCCTCGACTAGTCGTCAGCTGAGCACCTTAGCAACAGCGGCTGATCTCTACACAACTTTCGGGCAAGTGCTGGTATAAACCTGTGCGCACGCACAGGCCATCCGTCGTCGTGCTTTCGAGGCTTAACTTGCGGAACCGATTGTTTATCAGTTTCCGCTGCGTCGACGTTTCTTTTCTGCATGACGCGTTGCGGAACAAGCGTTAAGAGGCGCAGTTTAGGCACGCGTTTTGCCTTGTAAACTGAATCAAGGGCGCGTTTGTATTCCTGAACCGTAAATCTGCCAGCTTTCCTACCGTGTCCGTAGGTTTATGGTTCTCTTGTTTTTCTTGGGTTCGTTGTCTGTTCGCGCCCACAGCTGTTCCGAAGTTATAGTGTGTCGACGCGTTACTGAAATGCGCAGTGCGTCTTTCGTTCGATTTCCACTTTGCGTTTGGACGGCGTCCCTTATCTGTGCATTTTCTAAACGTCTTCGCATGCTATCTCGGCGCATGTAAAACGTCTCGAGCTGCTATATCCTGTGGTACTATCATCTAATGCTTTATATATATTTTGATGGATACGTTCTTCTTTCTACGATTTGTTAATGACTGGCCGGTACGTATATCGTGCTATGTTCTGTGTCTGTAAAGGTGAAATTGTGCGCTCTTGACAACCTTCACTTCCGTGATCTGTTCTCTGTCGTACTTGGGAAAGTGCAAGATAACAGGATAAAGATATGCGCATATTCGCTGCCAATCGTTGCGGTGCTGAAAATAATTCCAGTGGCGACTGTGATGATAATTCCAGTGATGATAACCGACTATAGTAATTTTGCTTCTGCCCATTTAGGTATGCGTGCTTTTCTGTTAAATGTGTCGTCTAACACCATAAACAAAAAGGACACAGGGGAGATTTTGATCTCACAAGGGAATCCCATTTGGCCTGCTTAGAGGCTGTGCTAAGGTTTATCAAGAGACTTTATGTGTACAGCTGTTACTTCCGTGCGTCTCATAAGCGTCATCAGTGGTCGTATTTGCGTTTGTTGAGTATATGGCATTGTACAGTCTATCAACTATACGCTTGAGCTAGCGTTAGTGCGTGCAGCCATGAAAAGCATGGTATAAGATTTTTGGGGAGGAGGTTTTGCATATTTAGGAAATTGAAACATATTAAGTGTAGTTGTTTGTGCTAAGGAGAGCTCTGAAAAAGAAACTCGCGCATTTATCACTGCGCGACAATCAACAcctttagtatttttttttttacgtaccaAAAGAGAAATCCGTACATTATTATCGTTTATTTGCACCAGTTTGCATTATAGTGACTGGTGCATGGGCTGCAGGTTTTTTAATATAAGCTGCGGACAAAATATTCATTGCAAGACAGACTAGCGTATTAGATTGTAGAAGTGTCATAAGCAACTATTGAATAAATATTATAGTGTTTAGTTTTTCATTTCTCATTCACTGTCTGTGAAATGACCCAAAGTGGATAGCATGCAAATGAGAAAGCCAATGAGGGGGC from the Dermacentor variabilis isolate Ectoservices chromosome 9, ASM5094787v1, whole genome shotgun sequence genome contains:
- the eIF2Bbeta gene encoding eukaryotic translation initiation factor 2B subunit beta — encoded protein: MDAEAEARLTLTELLRLVREEPWQQAQELLDLVRARGKNLAPLSPSANVVRRVLRLIRDEYASAYWGRQVEADRDSLQKLLSARDDSVSDYTRPLPGLREQLLDSLDELERELRHSAENVAAQGPEHIQSGDLLLTQGRSRTVEAFLKRAAQNQRTFQVLVAEGGPRCEGVQLAESLARVGIATTLVPDSAILALMPRVSKVILGTDCVLADGGLQAPCGSHALALAARHCAVPLLVCAPGATLSPQLPCSESAYQQLGSPEPLGPEPRSGALLLNPASDCVPPDLVPLLVTSAGGHAPSYVYRLLSEVYHPDDHALTAS